One Candidatus Babeliales bacterium DNA segment encodes these proteins:
- the prfB gene encoding peptide chain release factor 2 — protein MLKDDLHEQLKNITPDIQTIISFWNNAQLEKKFQTLEAFSKEEEFWKNPQQTDILKELQHIRILRDQYFEIITSNTELTELVNLFADSEYELSKISSDITALRKKVIAFKIHLLLNEPNDSANCFVHIHAGAGGTESQDWANILLRMYYRFCERNNLNVDTIDYQSGEEAGIKSVTLFVHGKNSYGYFKSEHGIHRLVRISPFDSNKRRHTSFTSVMVTPEVPDITVTIDPKDLRIDTYRASGAGGQHVNKTDSAVRITHLPTNIVVQCQNERSQQQNKAFAMKMLYAKLAQKTKDEQDAKRSAGIEKRKIEWGSQIRSYVLHPYKMIKDHRTDFESSQPDKVLDGELIDFIESFLVWRSATL, from the coding sequence ATGCTTAAAGATGACCTACATGAACAATTAAAGAACATAACTCCCGATATCCAAACAATTATATCTTTTTGGAACAATGCACAACTTGAAAAAAAATTTCAAACATTGGAAGCATTTTCCAAAGAAGAAGAATTTTGGAAAAACCCACAGCAAACAGATATTTTAAAAGAGCTACAACATATCCGGATATTACGTGATCAATATTTTGAAATAATAACTAGCAACACAGAATTAACTGAATTAGTTAACCTTTTTGCAGATAGTGAATATGAATTATCAAAAATATCTTCTGATATAACAGCTTTACGCAAAAAAGTTATTGCATTTAAGATACATCTTTTATTAAATGAACCAAATGATTCAGCAAACTGTTTTGTGCATATCCATGCTGGCGCTGGTGGAACTGAATCACAAGATTGGGCAAATATTCTTCTTAGAATGTATTACCGATTTTGCGAACGCAACAATCTTAATGTTGATACAATTGATTATCAATCAGGTGAAGAAGCTGGTATTAAATCCGTAACCCTATTTGTTCATGGAAAAAACTCATATGGCTACTTCAAAAGCGAACATGGCATTCATCGTCTTGTAAGAATTTCACCATTTGACTCAAACAAGCGTCGCCATACATCATTTACCAGTGTAATGGTAACGCCAGAAGTTCCTGATATCACTGTTACGATTGATCCAAAAGACTTACGCATCGATACCTATCGCGCAAGTGGCGCTGGTGGACAACATGTTAACAAAACAGATTCTGCTGTTCGAATTACTCATTTGCCAACTAATATTGTTGTTCAATGTCAAAATGAACGATCTCAACAACAAAACAAAGCTTTTGCTATGAAAATGTTATACGCAAAACTTGCTCAAAAAACAAAAGATGAACAAGATGCAAAACGCAGCGCTGGCATTGAAAAAAGAAAAATTGAATGGGGGTCACAAATTCGATCATATGTATTGCATCCTTATAAAATGATAAAAGATCATCGCACCGATTTTGAATCTTCTCAACCCGATAAAGTTCTTGATGGAGAATTAATAGATTTCATCGAATCTTTTCTCGTCTGGCGAAGCGCAACACTATAA